In the genome of Gordonia rubripertincta, one region contains:
- a CDS encoding glutamyl-tRNA reductase: MSVLLFGVSHRSAPVEVLERLTVSDHDRPKLVDELLSSRAISEAMVVSTCNRVEIYAVVDAFHPALEAVGEVLGDHSGMTVNEMTRHAYVRYSEAAVEHLFTVAAGLDSLVVGEQQILGQIRNAYLSADANDSAGRVLHELAQQALRVGKRVHTETGIDRAGASVVSVALHRAKSLLTDPATKAHRLRTAVVVGAGAMGGLATAQLAREGVTEMSVVNRTVENARHLADNIAANHGITVHGVGLDELPAAMAAADVVVSCTGSVGSVISVGAVHSALAERNRNGDTTPMVICDLGLPRNVDPAAARLPGVHVVDIEGLRGDSETQAAENDTLAARSIVAAELADYLTHQRQAEVTPTVAALRQRAADVVEAEILRLETRLPDLENNQRDEVAKTVRRVVDKLLHAPTVRVKQLASTPNGDHYAEALRELFELKPGAAESVSAPDRIGTTDVAGEQGDR; the protein is encoded by the coding sequence GTGAGTGTTCTGTTGTTCGGGGTGTCGCACCGCAGTGCGCCCGTCGAGGTGCTCGAGCGGTTGACGGTCTCCGACCACGACCGTCCGAAGCTGGTCGACGAGTTGCTGTCGTCGCGGGCGATCTCCGAGGCCATGGTCGTCTCGACGTGCAACCGCGTCGAGATCTACGCGGTCGTCGACGCCTTCCACCCGGCCCTCGAGGCGGTCGGCGAGGTCCTCGGCGACCACTCGGGCATGACCGTCAACGAGATGACCCGGCACGCCTACGTGCGCTACTCCGAGGCCGCCGTCGAACACCTCTTCACCGTGGCCGCCGGTCTCGACTCGCTCGTCGTCGGCGAGCAGCAGATCCTCGGTCAGATCCGGAACGCCTACCTGAGTGCCGACGCCAACGACTCCGCCGGCCGCGTCCTGCACGAGCTCGCCCAGCAGGCTCTGCGCGTGGGCAAGCGGGTGCACACCGAGACCGGCATCGACCGCGCCGGTGCGTCGGTCGTGTCGGTGGCCCTGCATCGCGCGAAGTCGCTGCTCACCGACCCCGCGACCAAAGCGCATCGCCTGCGCACCGCGGTGGTGGTCGGCGCCGGCGCCATGGGCGGCCTCGCGACCGCCCAGCTGGCGCGTGAGGGCGTCACCGAGATGTCGGTGGTCAACCGCACGGTCGAGAACGCCCGCCACCTCGCCGACAACATCGCCGCCAACCACGGCATCACCGTGCACGGTGTGGGCCTCGACGAGCTGCCGGCCGCGATGGCCGCCGCCGACGTCGTGGTCAGCTGTACCGGCTCGGTCGGCTCCGTGATCAGCGTCGGTGCGGTGCATTCGGCCCTCGCCGAGCGGAACCGTAACGGCGACACCACCCCGATGGTGATCTGCGACCTCGGGCTCCCGCGCAACGTCGACCCGGCCGCGGCCCGCCTGCCCGGCGTCCACGTCGTCGACATCGAGGGCCTGCGCGGCGACTCCGAGACCCAGGCCGCCGAGAACGACACCCTCGCCGCCCGGTCCATCGTCGCGGCCGAGCTCGCCGACTACCTGACCCACCAGCGCCAGGCCGAGGTCACCCCGACCGTCGCCGCCCTCCGTCAGCGTGCCGCCGACGTCGTGGAGGCCGAGATCCTGCGCCTCGAGACCCGGCTCCCGGACCTCGAGAACAACCAGCGCGACGAGGTCGCGAAGACCGTCCGACGCGTCGTCGACAAGCTGCTGCACGCGCCGACCGTGCGGGTGAAGCAGCTCGCCTCGACACCCAACGGCGACCACTACGCGGAGGCCCTGCGCGAATTGTTCGAACTCAAACCAGGTGCGGCAGAGTCGGTTTCGGCGCCCGATCGAATCGGGACCACCGACGTGGCCGGCGAGCAGGGCGACCGATGA